The following proteins come from a genomic window of Yinghuangia sp. ASG 101:
- a CDS encoding MBL fold metallo-hydrolase: MTTYHGSVKVGGPPAVRELPHLIITKVAVGAMDNDCYLLRCRATGEQLLIDAANDAQTLLTLIGSDGLGQVLTTHRHADHWQALEEVVARTGATTLAGRFDADGVPVPTDRLLADGDTVTVGDVELSAIHLAGHTPGSIALVYDDPQGHPHLFTGDCLFPGGVGNTFGDDEAFRTLLAGVEEKIFGRLPDETWVYPGHGNDTTLGAERPQLGVWRERGW; encoded by the coding sequence ATGACGACGTATCACGGCTCGGTCAAGGTCGGCGGGCCCCCGGCGGTCCGCGAACTGCCCCATCTGATCATCACGAAGGTCGCGGTCGGGGCCATGGACAACGACTGCTACCTGCTGCGCTGCCGCGCGACCGGCGAGCAGTTGCTCATCGACGCGGCGAACGACGCGCAGACACTGCTCACCCTCATCGGCTCCGACGGCCTCGGCCAGGTGCTGACCACCCACCGGCACGCGGACCACTGGCAGGCGCTGGAGGAGGTCGTCGCCCGCACGGGGGCGACGACGCTGGCCGGGCGCTTCGACGCGGACGGCGTCCCGGTGCCGACCGACCGGCTGCTCGCCGACGGCGACACGGTCACCGTGGGCGATGTCGAGCTGTCCGCGATCCACCTGGCCGGGCACACACCCGGCAGCATCGCGCTGGTGTACGACGATCCGCAGGGCCACCCGCACCTGTTCACCGGCGACTGCCTGTTCCCGGGCGGGGTCGGCAACACGTTCGGCGACGACGAGGCCTTCCGTACGCTTCTCGCGGGTGTCGAGGAGAAGATCTTCGGGCGGCTGCCGGACGAGACGTGGGTGTACCCGGGCCACGGCAACGACACGACGCTCGGCGCGGAGCGCCCGCAGCTGGGCGTGTGGCGCGAACGCGGCTGGTGA
- a CDS encoding maleylpyruvate isomerase family mycothiol-dependent enzyme, with translation MTTDGFDPAALVDEVAAATQQVLDSAERLTPDRMAGASLLPGWSRAHVLTHLARNADGLGNLVRWADTGVPTPMYASGAARDAAIEAGAHRPPEEILADLRTASARLEDALGSMSAAAWGAKVAGPDGREFAAVQLPYRRIRELYIHHVDLYAGWTPAHWPGDFATRELFEAAASFRGRPDTVALLLHDEDSGRRLTIGPEEQQPLATVSGRRRTLLAWLIGRTGGDGLVMDPPGALPPLPAWM, from the coding sequence GTGACCACGGACGGGTTCGACCCCGCCGCACTCGTGGACGAAGTGGCCGCCGCCACGCAGCAGGTCCTGGACAGCGCGGAACGGCTGACCCCCGACCGGATGGCCGGCGCCTCGCTGCTGCCCGGCTGGTCACGGGCGCACGTGCTGACCCACCTCGCCCGCAACGCCGACGGGCTGGGCAACCTCGTGCGCTGGGCCGACACCGGCGTCCCCACGCCGATGTACGCGTCGGGCGCCGCCCGCGACGCGGCCATCGAGGCGGGCGCGCACCGGCCGCCGGAGGAGATCCTCGCGGACCTGCGCACCGCGTCCGCACGCCTGGAGGACGCGCTCGGGTCGATGTCGGCCGCGGCGTGGGGCGCGAAGGTCGCGGGGCCGGACGGGCGCGAGTTCGCCGCGGTGCAGCTGCCGTACCGGCGCATCCGCGAGCTGTACATCCACCACGTCGACCTCTATGCCGGGTGGACGCCCGCACACTGGCCGGGCGATTTCGCCACCCGCGAACTGTTCGAGGCGGCGGCGTCGTTCCGCGGCCGGCCGGACACGGTCGCGCTGCTGTTGCACGACGAGGACTCGGGGCGGCGGCTGACCATCGGCCCCGAGGAGCAGCAGCCGCTGGCGACGGTCTCGGGGCGGCGGCGCACGCTGCTCGCGTGGCTGATCGGGCGCACCGGCGGCGACGGCCTCGTGATGGATCCGCCCGGTGCGCTGCCCCCGCTGCCCGCCTGGATGTGA
- the uvrA gene encoding excinuclease ABC subunit UvrA produces MADRLIVRGAREHNLKDVSLDLPRDALIVFTGLSGSGKSSLAFDTIFAEGQRRYVESLSSYARQFLGQMDKPDVDFIEGLSPAVSIDQKSTNRNPRSTVGTITEVYDYLRLLFARIGHPHCPQCGRPIARQSPQQIVDRVLEFDEGTRFQVLAPVVRERKGEFVDLFAQLQSQGYARARVDGTVVQLADPPKLKKQEKHTIEVVVDRLAVKPSAKRRLTDSVETALRLGNGMVVLDFVDLPEDDEQRERMYSEHLYCPYDDLSFEELEPRSFSFNSPFGACPDCTGIGTRMEVDAELVVPDPEKTLEEGALAPWASGHTSDYFGRLIEALSEALNFRTDVPWNGLPQRARNALLNGHKTQIEVRYTNRYGRERAYTTAFEGAIPFIVRRHAEAESDSSRERFEGYMRQVPCPTCQGTRLKPIVLAVTVAGKSIADVSAMSISDCAEFLGAIRLTAREKKIAERVLKEVNERLRFLVDVGLDYLSLNRAAGTLSGGEAQRIRLATQIGSGLVGVLYVLDEPSIGLHQRDNHRLIETLVRLRDMGNTLIVVEHDEDTIRVADWVVDIGPGAGEHGGRVVHSGPYAGLLTNKESQTGAYLSRRKEIATPDERRVPDKKRRLVVHGARENNLRDVTVGFPLGTFTAITGVSGSGKSTLVNDILYTHLARELNGARSVPGRHTRITGTDLVDKVVHVDQGPIGRTPRSNPATYTGVFDHVRKLFAETQEAKVRGYLPGRFSFNVKGGRCENCAGDGTIKIEMNFLPDVYVPCEVCHGARYNRETLEVHFKGRNIAEVLDMPIEEATEFFEAVPAIARHLRTLNDVGLGYVRLGQPATTLSGGEAQRVKLASELQRRSTGRTVYVLDEPTTGLHFEDIRRLLGVLTSLVDKGNTVLVIEHNLDVIKTADWIVDLGPEGGSGGGLVLAEGSPEDIAGVAESHTGKFLREILADRL; encoded by the coding sequence GTGGCCGACCGTCTCATCGTCCGCGGCGCGCGCGAGCACAACCTCAAGGACGTCTCCCTCGACCTCCCGCGCGACGCCCTCATCGTCTTCACCGGCCTGTCCGGTTCCGGAAAGTCCTCGCTGGCGTTCGACACGATCTTCGCCGAGGGCCAGCGCCGCTACGTCGAGTCGCTGTCGTCGTACGCGCGCCAGTTCCTCGGCCAGATGGACAAGCCCGACGTCGACTTCATCGAGGGCCTGTCCCCGGCGGTGTCGATCGACCAGAAATCGACCAACCGCAACCCGCGCTCGACCGTCGGCACCATCACCGAGGTCTACGACTACCTGCGCCTGCTCTTCGCCCGCATCGGCCACCCGCACTGCCCGCAGTGCGGTCGCCCGATCGCCCGGCAGAGCCCCCAGCAGATCGTCGACCGCGTCCTCGAATTCGACGAGGGCACCCGGTTCCAGGTGCTCGCCCCGGTCGTGCGCGAGCGCAAGGGCGAGTTCGTCGACCTGTTCGCCCAGCTCCAGTCGCAGGGGTACGCGCGCGCCCGCGTCGACGGCACGGTGGTCCAGCTCGCCGATCCGCCCAAGCTCAAGAAGCAGGAGAAGCACACGATCGAGGTGGTCGTCGACCGCCTCGCGGTCAAGCCGTCCGCCAAGCGCCGCCTGACCGACTCGGTGGAGACCGCCCTGCGCCTCGGCAACGGCATGGTCGTGCTCGACTTCGTCGACCTGCCCGAGGACGACGAGCAGCGCGAGCGGATGTACTCCGAGCACCTGTACTGCCCGTACGACGACCTGTCGTTCGAAGAGCTGGAACCACGCTCGTTCTCGTTCAACTCGCCCTTCGGCGCGTGCCCGGACTGCACCGGCATCGGCACGCGCATGGAGGTCGACGCCGAGCTGGTGGTGCCCGACCCGGAGAAGACCCTGGAGGAGGGCGCGCTCGCGCCGTGGGCGAGCGGCCACACCAGCGACTACTTCGGCCGCCTGATCGAGGCCTTGTCCGAGGCCCTCAACTTCCGCACCGACGTGCCGTGGAACGGCCTGCCGCAGCGGGCCCGCAACGCGCTGCTCAACGGCCACAAGACGCAGATCGAGGTGCGCTACACCAACAGGTACGGCCGCGAGCGCGCGTACACCACCGCGTTCGAGGGCGCGATCCCGTTCATCGTCCGCCGGCACGCGGAGGCCGAGTCCGACAGCAGCCGCGAGCGCTTCGAGGGCTACATGCGGCAGGTGCCCTGCCCGACCTGCCAGGGCACGCGCCTCAAGCCGATCGTGCTCGCGGTCACCGTCGCCGGGAAGTCCATCGCGGACGTCTCGGCGATGTCGATCAGCGACTGCGCCGAATTCCTCGGCGCGATCCGCCTGACCGCGCGCGAGAAGAAGATCGCCGAGCGCGTCCTCAAGGAGGTCAACGAGCGGCTGAGGTTCCTCGTCGACGTCGGCCTCGACTACCTCTCGCTCAACCGCGCGGCCGGCACGCTCTCCGGCGGCGAGGCCCAGCGCATCCGGCTCGCGACGCAGATCGGCTCCGGCCTCGTCGGCGTCCTGTACGTCCTGGACGAGCCGTCCATCGGCCTGCACCAGCGCGACAACCACCGGCTCATCGAAACGCTCGTCCGCCTGCGCGACATGGGCAACACCCTCATCGTCGTCGAGCACGACGAGGACACCATCCGCGTCGCGGACTGGGTCGTCGACATCGGCCCCGGCGCCGGCGAGCACGGCGGGCGCGTCGTGCACTCGGGCCCGTACGCCGGGCTCCTGACCAACAAGGAGTCGCAGACCGGCGCCTACCTGTCGCGCCGCAAGGAGATCGCGACACCGGACGAGCGCCGCGTCCCCGACAAGAAGCGCCGCCTGGTCGTGCACGGCGCCCGCGAGAACAACCTGCGCGACGTCACCGTCGGATTCCCGCTCGGCACGTTCACTGCGATCACCGGCGTCTCCGGATCCGGCAAGTCGACCCTGGTCAACGACATCCTCTACACCCACCTCGCGCGCGAGTTGAACGGCGCACGCTCGGTCCCCGGCCGGCACACCCGCATCACCGGCACCGACCTGGTGGACAAGGTCGTGCACGTGGACCAGGGCCCGATCGGCCGCACGCCCCGGTCCAACCCGGCCACCTACACCGGCGTCTTCGACCACGTGCGCAAGCTGTTCGCCGAGACGCAGGAGGCCAAGGTCCGCGGCTACCTGCCCGGCCGGTTCTCGTTCAACGTCAAGGGCGGTCGCTGCGAGAACTGCGCGGGCGACGGCACCATCAAGATCGAGATGAACTTCCTGCCGGACGTGTACGTCCCGTGCGAGGTCTGCCACGGCGCGCGCTACAACCGCGAGACGCTCGAAGTCCACTTCAAGGGCCGCAACATCGCCGAGGTCCTGGACATGCCGATCGAGGAGGCCACCGAGTTCTTCGAGGCGGTCCCCGCGATCGCCCGCCACCTGCGGACGCTCAACGACGTCGGCCTCGGGTACGTCCGCCTCGGCCAGCCGGCCACGACGCTCTCGGGCGGCGAGGCGCAGCGCGTCAAGCTCGCCTCCGAACTCCAGCGCCGGTCCACCGGGCGCACCGTCTACGTCCTCGACGAGCCCACCACGGGCCTGCACTTCGAGGACATCCGGCGGCTGCTCGGCGTCCTGACCTCGCTCGTCGACAAGGGCAACACCGTCCTGGTCATCGAGCACAACCTCGACGTCATCAAGACCGCGGACTGGATCGTCGACCTCGGCCCGGAAGGCGGCAGCGGCGGCGGCCTGGTGCTCGCCGAGGGCAGCCCGGAGGACATCGCCGGCGTCGCGGAGAGCCACACCGGCAAATTCCTCCGCGAGATCCTCGCCGACCGGCTGTGA
- a CDS encoding Rieske (2Fe-2S) protein, giving the protein MTPTTPNAPDRRTVLRGAAAVGAVGAVAVPLAACTTENSGAKAAGPRAGDAGPVTVGKVPDISVGAGKVFGESRVVVTRPEASVYKAFDARCPHQGCLVGEVEQGVVKCNCHGSQFDVNDGSVVRGPANSGLPELPLKVVDGDIVVG; this is encoded by the coding sequence ATGACCCCCACGACGCCCAACGCACCCGACCGCCGGACCGTGCTGCGCGGCGCAGCCGCCGTCGGCGCGGTGGGAGCGGTGGCCGTGCCGCTCGCCGCGTGCACCACCGAGAACTCCGGAGCCAAGGCCGCCGGGCCGCGCGCCGGCGACGCGGGGCCGGTCACCGTCGGCAAGGTGCCCGACATCTCGGTCGGCGCCGGAAAGGTGTTCGGGGAGTCGCGGGTCGTCGTCACCCGGCCCGAGGCGAGCGTCTACAAGGCGTTCGACGCGCGCTGCCCGCACCAGGGCTGCCTGGTCGGCGAGGTCGAGCAGGGCGTCGTCAAATGCAACTGCCACGGCAGCCAGTTCGACGTCAACGACGGCTCCGTGGTGCGCGGCCCGGCCAACAGCGGGCTGCCCGAACTGCCGCTGAAGGTCGTCGACGGGGACATCGTCGTCGGCTGA
- the uvrC gene encoding excinuclease ABC subunit UvrC, with protein sequence MADPATYRPKPGEIPTGPGVYRFRDTHGRVVYVGKAKNLRQRLSSYFQDLAGLHPRTQTMVTTASSVEWTLVGTEVEALQLEYSWIKEYDPRFNVKYRDDKSYPSLAVTLGDEFPRVQVMRGAKKKGVRYFGPYGHAWAIRETVDLLLRVFPVRTCSNGVFKAARQAGRPCLLGYIDKCAAPCVGRVTAEEHHELAEEFCDFMAGQTGPYLRRLERAMKQAAADMEYEKAARLRDDIGALTRAMEKNAIVLGDGTDADVIALADDELEAAFQIFHVRGGRVRGQRGWVVDKVEDVTPADLVEHFLQQIYGDQRGDAVPREVLVPALPSEPDAITEWLCSLRGSRVDLRVPQRGDKKALQETVLRNAQQALVLHKTRRAGDLTTRSLALQEIADALGMDTAPLRIECFDISHLQGTGVVASMVVFEDGLPRKSEYRHFAIKSFEGQDDVRAMHEVLTRRFRHYLAERVGTGEPELAGIDASETPEGSGPIDPETGKPKRFAYPPQLVVVDGGQPQVAAAARALGDLGIDDVAVCGLAKKLEEVWLPGDDDPVVLPRSSEALYLMQRVRDEAHRFAITYHRKKRSKAMTASALDSVPGLGETRRKALLDHFGSLRRLKAATVEQVMEVPGIGRRTAENVLGALAAAPPKIAVNTATGEIVEDTPDEIVGADRSDEEEHG encoded by the coding sequence ATGGCCGACCCGGCAACGTACCGCCCCAAACCGGGCGAGATCCCGACCGGCCCCGGGGTCTACCGGTTCCGGGACACGCACGGCCGGGTGGTCTACGTCGGCAAGGCCAAGAACCTCCGCCAGCGCCTGTCGTCCTACTTCCAGGACCTCGCGGGCCTGCACCCGCGCACCCAGACGATGGTGACCACCGCGTCGTCGGTCGAGTGGACCCTCGTCGGCACCGAGGTCGAGGCGCTGCAGCTGGAGTACTCCTGGATCAAGGAGTACGACCCGCGCTTCAACGTCAAGTACCGCGACGACAAGAGCTATCCGAGCCTCGCGGTCACCCTCGGCGACGAGTTCCCGCGCGTGCAGGTCATGCGCGGCGCCAAGAAGAAGGGGGTGCGCTACTTCGGGCCGTACGGGCACGCCTGGGCGATCCGCGAGACCGTCGACCTGCTGCTGCGCGTCTTCCCCGTCCGCACCTGCAGCAACGGCGTGTTCAAGGCCGCCCGGCAGGCCGGGCGTCCGTGCCTCCTCGGCTACATCGACAAGTGCGCGGCCCCCTGCGTCGGCCGCGTCACCGCCGAGGAACACCACGAACTCGCCGAGGAATTCTGCGACTTCATGGCCGGCCAGACCGGCCCGTACCTGCGCCGCCTGGAACGCGCGATGAAGCAGGCCGCGGCCGACATGGAGTACGAGAAAGCCGCCCGGCTCCGGGACGACATCGGCGCCCTGACCCGCGCGATGGAGAAGAACGCCATCGTCCTCGGCGACGGCACCGACGCCGACGTCATCGCGCTCGCCGACGACGAACTGGAAGCCGCCTTCCAGATCTTCCACGTCCGCGGCGGCCGGGTCCGCGGCCAGCGCGGCTGGGTCGTCGACAAGGTCGAGGACGTCACCCCCGCCGACCTGGTCGAGCACTTCCTCCAGCAGATCTACGGCGACCAGCGCGGCGACGCCGTGCCGCGCGAAGTCCTCGTGCCCGCGCTGCCGTCCGAGCCCGACGCCATCACCGAATGGCTCTGCTCGCTGCGCGGCTCCCGCGTCGACCTGCGCGTCCCGCAGCGCGGCGACAAGAAGGCCCTCCAGGAGACCGTCCTGCGCAACGCGCAGCAGGCCCTCGTCCTGCACAAGACCCGCCGCGCCGGCGACCTCACCACTCGCTCGCTCGCGCTGCAGGAGATCGCCGACGCCCTCGGCATGGACACCGCGCCGCTGCGCATCGAATGCTTCGACATCTCGCACCTGCAGGGCACCGGCGTCGTCGCGTCGATGGTCGTCTTCGAGGACGGCCTGCCCCGCAAGAGCGAGTACCGGCACTTCGCGATCAAGTCGTTCGAGGGCCAGGACGACGTCCGCGCGATGCACGAGGTCCTCACCCGGCGCTTCCGGCACTACCTGGCCGAGCGCGTGGGGACGGGCGAGCCCGAGCTGGCCGGCATCGACGCCTCCGAGACACCGGAGGGCAGCGGCCCGATCGACCCGGAGACCGGCAAACCGAAGCGGTTCGCGTACCCCCCGCAACTCGTCGTCGTCGACGGCGGCCAACCCCAGGTGGCCGCCGCCGCGCGCGCCCTCGGCGACCTGGGCATCGACGACGTCGCGGTGTGCGGCCTGGCCAAGAAGCTCGAAGAGGTCTGGCTGCCCGGCGACGACGACCCGGTCGTCCTGCCGCGCAGCAGCGAAGCGCTCTACCTCATGCAGCGCGTCCGCGACGAGGCGCACCGCTTCGCGATCACGTACCACCGCAAGAAGCGGTCGAAGGCCATGACCGCCAGCGCGCTCGACTCCGTGCCCGGGCTGGGCGAGACCCGGCGCAAGGCGCTCCTCGACCACTTCGGCTCGCTGCGCAGGCTCAAGGCCGCGACCGTCGAGCAGGTCATGGAGGTCCCGGGCATAGGCCGGCGCACCGCGGAGAACGTCCTCGGGGCGCTCGCCGCCGCGCCGCCCAAGATCGCCGTCAACACCGCGACCGGAGAGATCGTCGAGGACACTCCGGATGAGATCGTGGGGGCGGACCGTTCAGATGAGGAAGAGCACGGGTGA
- the rapZ gene encoding RNase adapter RapZ — protein sequence MPQTGANSAESVHGIPELVIISGMSGAGRSTAAKGLEDLGWFVVDNLPPSLIPAMVDLGARTQGAVARIAVVVDVRGRTFFDDLREALAQLESAAVVRRIVFLEAADDALVRRFENVRRPHPLQGDGRIVDGIDAERALLRELRGEADLVIDTTNLNVHELRAKMDAQFAGTSEPRLKATVMSFGFKYGLPVDADLVVDCRFLPNPHWIPELRPFTGTDEPVARYVFDQPGAKEFLDGYTDLLRIITEGYRREGKRYLTLAVGCTGGKHRSVAMAERLAKRIQESGVEAVVVHRDKGRE from the coding sequence GTGCCGCAGACCGGCGCGAACTCCGCCGAATCCGTCCACGGCATTCCCGAACTCGTCATCATCTCCGGCATGTCCGGCGCCGGACGCTCCACCGCCGCCAAAGGCCTCGAAGACCTCGGCTGGTTCGTCGTCGACAACCTGCCCCCGTCCCTCATCCCGGCGATGGTCGACCTCGGTGCCCGCACCCAGGGCGCCGTCGCCCGCATCGCCGTGGTCGTCGACGTGCGCGGACGCACGTTCTTCGACGACCTGCGCGAAGCCCTCGCCCAACTGGAGAGCGCCGCCGTGGTCCGGCGCATCGTGTTCCTCGAAGCGGCCGACGACGCCCTCGTCCGGCGCTTCGAGAACGTCCGACGCCCCCACCCGCTGCAGGGCGACGGCCGCATCGTCGACGGCATCGACGCCGAACGCGCCCTGCTGCGCGAACTGCGCGGCGAGGCCGACCTGGTCATCGACACCACAAACCTCAACGTGCACGAGCTGCGCGCCAAGATGGACGCGCAGTTCGCCGGCACCAGCGAGCCCCGGCTCAAGGCCACCGTGATGTCGTTCGGCTTCAAATACGGCCTGCCCGTCGACGCCGACCTCGTAGTCGACTGCCGGTTCCTGCCCAACCCCCACTGGATCCCCGAACTGCGCCCCTTCACCGGCACCGACGAACCCGTCGCGCGGTACGTCTTCGACCAGCCGGGAGCCAAGGAGTTCCTGGACGGCTACACCGACCTGCTGCGCATCATCACGGAGGGCTACCGCCGCGAGGGCAAGCGCTACCTCACCCTCGCGGTCGGCTGCACCGGCGGCAAGCACCGCAGCGTCGCGATGGCCGAGCGCCTGGCCAAGCGCATCCAGGAGAGCGGCGTGGAAGCCGTGGTCGTGCACCGCGACAAGGGACGCGAGTGA
- a CDS encoding gluconeogenesis factor YvcK family protein, translated as MVTNGYEYARHTGPKVVALGGGHGLFASLSALRRLTDDLTAVVTVADDGGSSGRLRRDLGVLPPGDLRMALAALCGDDEWGNTWSRVIQHRFRCEGDLNGHAVGNLLIVALWELLDDDPVQALQWMGRLLGAHGSVLPMSAVPLDIQADVRGHDRAAPDVVSTVRGQHALAKTPGEVIGIRLLPQDPPAVPEAVAAVRDADWIVLGPGSWFTSVLPHLLVPELAAALVETKARKVLALNLAPQPGETSGFSPQRHLEVLAAHAPELGFDLVLGDSDVVDDVDGLARAAAALGGQVLLAPVAVGDGTPRHDPGRLAAAYGRIFVDRERIAPWR; from the coding sequence TTGGTGACCAACGGCTACGAGTACGCCCGGCACACCGGCCCCAAGGTCGTCGCCCTGGGCGGCGGCCACGGCCTGTTCGCGTCCCTGTCCGCGCTGCGCCGGCTGACGGACGACCTGACCGCGGTGGTCACCGTCGCCGACGACGGCGGGTCGAGCGGCCGTCTGCGCCGCGACCTGGGCGTCCTGCCCCCGGGCGATCTCCGCATGGCGCTCGCGGCGCTGTGCGGGGACGACGAGTGGGGCAACACCTGGAGCCGGGTGATCCAGCACCGCTTCCGCTGCGAGGGCGACCTCAACGGCCACGCCGTCGGCAACCTGCTGATCGTGGCGCTGTGGGAGCTGCTGGACGACGACCCGGTGCAGGCGCTGCAGTGGATGGGCCGCCTGCTGGGCGCCCACGGCAGCGTCCTGCCGATGTCCGCCGTGCCGCTCGACATCCAGGCGGACGTCCGGGGCCACGACCGGGCCGCGCCCGACGTCGTCTCGACGGTCCGGGGCCAGCACGCGCTGGCCAAGACGCCGGGCGAGGTGATCGGCATACGGCTGCTGCCGCAGGACCCGCCGGCCGTGCCCGAGGCGGTCGCCGCGGTCCGCGACGCCGACTGGATCGTGCTCGGCCCCGGCTCGTGGTTCACCAGTGTGCTGCCGCACCTGCTGGTGCCCGAGCTGGCCGCGGCGCTGGTGGAGACCAAGGCCCGCAAGGTCCTCGCGCTCAACCTGGCGCCGCAGCCGGGGGAGACCTCGGGCTTCTCGCCGCAGCGCCACCTGGAGGTCCTCGCGGCCCACGCCCCCGAGCTGGGCTTCGACCTGGTGCTGGGGGACAGCGACGTGGTCGACGACGTCGACGGCCTCGCCCGGGCCGCCGCCGCCCTCGGCGGCCAGGTGCTGCTGGCCCCGGTCGCGGTCGGCGACGGGACCCCGCGACACGATCCGGGGCGCCTGGCCGCCGCCTACGGCCGGATCTTCGTCGATCGTGAAAGGATCGCGCCATGGCGATGA
- the whiA gene encoding DNA-binding protein WhiA produces MAMTAAVKDELSRLPVTRSCCRKAEVSALLRFAGGLHLVSGRIVVEAELDTGAAARRVRKDILEVYGHQSDLVVVAPGGLRRSSRYVVRVAKDGDQLARQTGLLDARGRPVRGLPPQVVSGATCDAEAAWRGAFLAHGSLTEPGRSSALEVTCPGSEAALALVGAARRLGISAKAREVRGVDRVVVRDGDAIGALLTRLGAHESVLAWEERRMRREVRATANRLANFDDANLRRSARAAVAAGARVQRALEILGEEVPEHLAAAGRLRLEHKQASLEELGGLADPPLTKDAVAGRIRRLLAMADKRAGDLGLPGTDANLTAEMLVP; encoded by the coding sequence ATGGCGATGACGGCAGCAGTGAAAGACGAGCTCAGTCGGCTCCCGGTGACGCGGTCGTGCTGTCGCAAGGCGGAGGTCTCGGCCCTTCTGCGGTTCGCCGGCGGACTGCACCTGGTGAGCGGGCGGATCGTCGTCGAAGCGGAGTTGGACACCGGTGCCGCGGCGCGGCGCGTGCGCAAGGACATCCTGGAGGTGTACGGCCACCAGTCCGATCTCGTGGTCGTGGCACCCGGCGGCCTGCGGCGCAGCAGCCGGTATGTCGTCCGCGTGGCCAAGGACGGCGACCAACTGGCCCGCCAGACGGGCCTGCTGGACGCGCGCGGCCGTCCGGTCCGCGGCCTGCCCCCGCAGGTGGTGTCCGGGGCGACCTGCGACGCCGAGGCGGCCTGGCGCGGTGCGTTCCTCGCGCACGGCTCGCTGACCGAGCCCGGGCGCTCGTCGGCGCTGGAGGTGACCTGCCCCGGTTCCGAGGCGGCGCTCGCGCTGGTCGGCGCGGCGCGGCGGCTCGGCATCTCGGCCAAGGCGCGCGAGGTGCGCGGTGTCGACCGCGTGGTGGTCCGCGACGGCGACGCGATCGGCGCGCTGCTCACCCGGCTCGGAGCGCACGAGAGCGTGCTGGCGTGGGAGGAGCGGCGCATGCGCCGCGAGGTCCGGGCGACGGCGAACCGGCTGGCGAACTTCGACGACGCGAATTTGCGGCGGTCCGCGCGGGCCGCGGTGGCCGCCGGGGCCCGCGTGCAGCGCGCGCTGGAGATCCTCGGCGAGGAGGTGCCCGAGCACCTGGCCGCGGCGGGGCGCCTGCGGCTGGAGCACAAGCAGGCGTCGCTGGAGGAGTTGGGCGGCCTGGCCGATCCGCCGCTGACCAAGGACGCGGTGGCGGGCCGGATCCGGCGGCTGCTGGCGATGGCCGACAAGCGCGCCGGCGACCTGGGCCTGCCGGGGACGGACGCCAATCTCACCGCCGAGATGCTGGTGCCGTGA